A window from Frischella perrara encodes these proteins:
- a CDS encoding carbon starvation CstA family protein gives MNNRYIKHLPWVILALVGACCLAVVALRRGEHVSALWIVTAAVSVYLVAYRYYSLYIANKVMGLDATRATPAVINNDGLNFVPTNKYVLFGHHFAAIAGAGPLVGPVLAAQVGYLPGTLWLLAGVVLAGAVQDFMVLFLSTRRNGASLGEMIKQEMGYIPGTIALFGCFVIMLIILAVLALIVVKALAESPWGVFTVCSTVPIALFMGVYMRFIRPGRVLEVSIIGIVLLVLSIWFGGVIAHDPYWGPALTFKATTITYVLIGYAFISALLPVWLILAPRDYLATFLKIGVIVGLAVGIVILNPELKMPAITQYIDGTGPVWKGALMPFLFITIACGAVSGFHALIASGTTPKLLANEKDARFIGYGAMLMESFVAIMALVAASIIEPGLYFAMNTPPAGLGITMPDLHKLGDPQVAPVVLSQLKDVTIHAAATVSSWGFTISPEQILQTAKDIGEPSVLNRAGGAPTLAVGIAYVFHQVLPGADMGFWYHFGILFEALFILTALDAGTRSGRFMLQDLLGNFVPFLKKTDSFVAGIIGTAGCVGLWGYLLYQGVVDPLGGVKSLWPLFGISNQMLAAVALLLGTVVLIKMKRAQYIWVTMIPAIWLLICTTWALGLKLFSNNPQLEGFLYLANEYKRRIAENPNLSETQIDNMHHIVINNYTNAGLSILFLVVVYSIIFYGIKTAIKVRNNKQRTDKETPYVPVPEGGVKTSMSH, from the coding sequence ATGAACAATAGATATATTAAGCATCTCCCATGGGTGATTCTAGCCCTTGTAGGAGCTTGCTGTTTAGCAGTCGTTGCGTTAAGACGTGGTGAACACGTTAGCGCATTATGGATTGTTACCGCAGCGGTTTCCGTATACTTAGTTGCTTATCGTTATTACAGTCTATATATTGCTAATAAAGTGATGGGATTAGACGCAACTCGTGCAACACCTGCTGTCATTAATAATGATGGTTTGAACTTTGTACCAACTAATAAATATGTATTATTCGGACATCATTTTGCAGCTATTGCAGGTGCTGGTCCATTAGTAGGTCCTGTACTAGCTGCTCAAGTTGGCTATTTACCGGGTACACTTTGGCTACTAGCCGGCGTAGTACTTGCTGGTGCGGTACAAGACTTTATGGTCTTATTCCTTTCTACACGCCGTAATGGGGCGTCACTGGGTGAAATGATCAAGCAAGAAATGGGATACATTCCCGGAACCATCGCCTTATTTGGTTGTTTCGTGATCATGCTGATTATTCTAGCGGTATTGGCCTTAATCGTCGTTAAAGCGCTTGCTGAAAGCCCGTGGGGCGTCTTTACAGTTTGTTCGACTGTACCAATTGCTTTATTTATGGGTGTGTATATGCGCTTTATCCGTCCCGGAAGAGTGCTAGAAGTGTCTATCATTGGTATTGTGTTGTTAGTATTATCTATTTGGTTTGGGGGTGTTATCGCTCACGACCCTTACTGGGGACCAGCATTAACTTTCAAAGCAACCACAATTACTTATGTATTAATTGGCTATGCTTTTATCTCGGCATTATTACCAGTTTGGTTGATCTTAGCGCCACGAGATTATTTAGCAACCTTCCTAAAAATTGGTGTAATAGTAGGACTAGCTGTAGGAATTGTTATACTTAATCCTGAACTAAAAATGCCGGCTATTACTCAATACATTGATGGCACTGGTCCAGTTTGGAAAGGGGCGTTAATGCCATTCTTATTTATTACTATTGCCTGTGGTGCTGTATCTGGTTTCCATGCATTAATTGCTTCAGGAACAACCCCAAAATTACTCGCAAATGAAAAAGATGCGCGTTTTATTGGTTACGGTGCAATGTTAATGGAGTCATTTGTTGCGATTATGGCATTAGTTGCTGCTTCAATTATTGAACCGGGACTATATTTTGCAATGAATACACCACCTGCCGGTTTAGGTATTACTATGCCTGATTTGCATAAATTAGGTGATCCTCAAGTTGCTCCTGTGGTGTTATCTCAACTGAAAGATGTTACGATCCATGCCGCAGCAACTGTTAGTTCATGGGGTTTCACTATTTCACCTGAACAAATACTTCAAACTGCCAAGGATATTGGTGAGCCGTCAGTATTAAACCGTGCAGGTGGTGCACCTACTTTAGCAGTTGGTATTGCTTACGTTTTCCATCAAGTATTACCGGGCGCAGATATGGGCTTTTGGTATCACTTTGGTATCTTATTTGAAGCGTTATTTATTTTAACTGCTTTAGATGCCGGAACTCGTTCAGGTCGCTTCATGTTACAAGATTTACTTGGTAACTTTGTACCATTCTTGAAAAAAACAGATTCATTTGTCGCAGGTATTATTGGTACCGCCGGATGTGTGGGATTATGGGGATATCTACTCTATCAAGGTGTGGTCGATCCATTAGGTGGCGTAAAAAGCTTGTGGCCATTATTCGGTATTTCAAATCAAATGCTAGCTGCTGTTGCATTGCTATTAGGCACAGTTGTATTAATCAAAATGAAACGTGCTCAGTATATTTGGGTGACCATGATTCCGGCAATCTGGCTATTAATTTGTACAACATGGGCGCTAGGTCTAAAACTATTTAGCAATAATCCTCAATTGGAAGGATTCCTATACTTGGCAAATGAATATAAACGTCGTATAGCTGAAAATCCAAACTTATCCGAAACTCAAATAGATAACATGCATCATATCGTTATTAACAACTATACAAATGCTGGTTTGAGTATTCTATTCTTAGTGGTCGTGTATAGTATAATTTTCTACGGTATAAAAACAGCTATCAAAGTACGTAATAATAAGCAACGTACAGATAAAGAAACACCTTATGTCCCTGTACCGGAAGGTGGTGTTAAAACATCAATGTCACATTAA
- the yjgA gene encoding ribosome biogenesis factor YjgA, producing MTPFEHEDALLPSIDDNEEEIIYVSKSEIKRDAEALKKLGVELVQLSKNELSKIPLDEDMIYAIELAQKIKKEGYRRQIQYIGKLLRNRDIDPISQALDKLKNRHNQQNAILHKLEKLRDDLIDTGDAEPIIAWNPQADRQQLRQLARTAKKERDTNKPPKSARLIFQYLKDLSESD from the coding sequence ATGACACCATTTGAACATGAAGATGCCCTTTTACCTAGTATTGATGATAATGAAGAAGAGATCATCTATGTCAGTAAAAGTGAAATTAAACGTGATGCCGAAGCCCTTAAAAAATTGGGTGTTGAACTAGTCCAACTAAGTAAAAATGAGTTATCTAAGATCCCATTAGATGAAGATATGATTTATGCTATTGAATTAGCACAGAAAATCAAAAAAGAAGGTTATCGACGACAAATTCAATATATTGGTAAATTATTGCGTAACCGCGATATTGATCCAATTAGCCAAGCCTTGGATAAATTAAAAAATCGCCATAATCAACAAAATGCTATTTTACATAAATTAGAAAAACTGCGTGATGATTTGATTGATACTGGTGATGCCGAACCGATAATAGCCTGGAATCCACAGGCTGATCGTCAACAATTACGCCAGTTAGCTAGAACAGCTAAAAAAGAACGTGATACAAATAAACCGCCTAAATCAGCACGACTAATTTTTCAATATTTGAAAGATTTAAGCGAATCAGATTAA
- the pmbA gene encoding metalloprotease PmbA: MNSSQIDKDSYAEQQQLEAVLAQTIAIANSKVDAVEVAINKSTGINVSTHHGETENIEFNSGGALGITVYQNHKKGTASTNDLSPQSIEQAINMAIEIMKYTSPDPYSGLGDQDQMAFECPDLDLFYPSDLNVERALQQAALAEQAALAYNSHIKRSDGGYFSSGYDIRVYGNSYGMLQGYRTSSHSLSCCVIGEKDGQMERNYAYTSSRDINELKTAEYVGREAAKRTTEHLGSQQIATMQMPILFSPEVATGLIGHFASAITGSAIYKKSSFLLNQLGEPIFPDWLTIQELPHLLKGVGSAPFDGDGIKTYQQNIITEGVLQTYLLGSYSARKLSTPERPLKSTGHASGIHNWRLFANNQTQSFDELLKTMNKGIVITSLMGQGVNQVTGDYSRGASGFWVENGQIQYPISEFTIAGNLRDMYRHIIAIGNDIETRTNIQTGSILIEQMSVAGK; encoded by the coding sequence ATGAATAGCTCACAAATTGATAAAGATAGTTATGCTGAACAACAGCAACTTGAAGCTGTTTTAGCACAAACAATAGCCATCGCCAACAGTAAAGTTGATGCGGTTGAAGTGGCAATAAACAAATCGACAGGTATTAATGTCAGCACACATCATGGTGAAACTGAAAATATTGAATTTAACAGTGGTGGGGCATTAGGTATTACGGTTTATCAAAATCACAAAAAAGGCACTGCCTCGACTAATGATTTATCACCTCAATCAATTGAACAAGCTATCAACATGGCGATTGAGATCATGAAATATACTTCACCTGATCCTTATTCAGGATTAGGCGATCAAGATCAGATGGCATTTGAATGTCCTGATTTAGATCTTTTTTATCCAAGTGATCTCAATGTCGAAAGAGCATTACAACAAGCAGCACTTGCTGAACAAGCAGCGTTAGCCTATAACAGCCACATTAAACGCAGTGATGGGGGATATTTTAGTAGTGGTTACGATATCCGTGTTTATGGTAATAGTTATGGCATGCTACAGGGTTATCGCACCAGTTCTCACTCACTATCTTGTTGTGTGATTGGTGAAAAAGATGGTCAAATGGAGCGTAATTACGCTTATACCAGTTCTCGTGATATTAACGAACTTAAAACAGCTGAATATGTTGGTAGAGAAGCGGCGAAACGCACTACTGAACATCTGGGATCGCAACAAATTGCAACAATGCAGATGCCAATTTTATTTAGTCCAGAAGTGGCAACGGGTTTAATTGGTCATTTTGCTTCAGCCATTACCGGTAGTGCTATTTATAAAAAATCATCTTTCTTATTGAATCAACTCGGTGAGCCTATTTTCCCTGATTGGTTGACTATTCAAGAGTTACCACACCTGTTAAAAGGAGTTGGATCAGCGCCTTTTGATGGCGATGGTATAAAAACCTATCAACAGAATATTATTACCGAGGGTGTGTTGCAAACCTACTTATTAGGTAGTTATTCAGCACGTAAATTGTCAACACCAGAGAGACCATTAAAAAGTACCGGTCATGCTAGTGGTATCCATAATTGGCGTTTATTTGCTAATAATCAAACTCAATCGTTTGATGAATTATTAAAAACAATGAATAAGGGCATCGTCATTACATCATTAATGGGGCAGGGTGTTAATCAAGTAACAGGAGATTATTCGCGTGGTGCGAGTGGTTTTTGGGTTGAAAATGGTCAGATTCAATACCCAATTAGTGAGTTTACTATTGCGGGTAATCTAAGGGATATGTACCGACATATTATCGCAATTGGTAATGATATTGAAACTCGCACTAATATACAAACTGGCTCGATTTTAATAGAACAAATGAGTGTAGCCGGTAAATAA
- a CDS encoding SulP family inorganic anion transporter, giving the protein MAQWTKYRGFQKLLLWMPGLAALVNYQKSYLNYDFRAGLSVAAVSLPVSIAYAELTGVGAIAGLYSTILPLIAYALFGSSKQLIVGPDTATCAVVAAVVIPLSANDPILRWQLVIVLTIMIGLWCLIAGKLRLGALADLLSRPILIGLLNGISITIIIDQIAKVCGFKYDYANFFERLISLPMKILEIHIGTLIISLLTLAILISLKKYKPRYPAPLVAVIILTLLSWIIGFDKFGIHIIGQLNNEVIPFSSWANFDASLMRELVVPSLNIAVICFISMMITVRSFAAKNNYDTDADTEFKALGIANIVAGLSNGFVVSGTSSRTAVNDVNGGKTQLVSIIAAGVIALVVLFLLSPLQFIPSAVLGIILIYSSWSLIDLKTIKRFFKLNREAFYLSSCTLVAVLLIGIIPGMALSVLLGLLLFLRRVFRPSDQLLGVDADGRIHSLGNKVQPIDNVIMYRFNSTLTYFNIAYFKKRIINIVDESSDHVNYVIVDAIPCFTYQDVSVLMGIDELVHSLKARNTILILAGRRKTIKRWFKEMSIYLDESYIEFTYDLYFALRMVQSKEHMSDLSDDDD; this is encoded by the coding sequence ATGGCGCAATGGACAAAATATCGAGGGTTTCAAAAACTATTGTTATGGATGCCTGGTTTAGCGGCATTAGTTAATTATCAAAAAAGTTATTTAAATTATGATTTTAGAGCTGGGTTATCTGTTGCGGCAGTGTCTTTGCCGGTATCAATAGCTTATGCTGAGTTAACTGGAGTAGGTGCAATCGCCGGGCTATATTCGACGATTTTACCCTTGATCGCTTATGCCTTATTTGGATCTTCCAAACAATTGATAGTTGGTCCCGATACTGCCACTTGTGCGGTGGTTGCGGCTGTTGTTATTCCTTTGTCGGCAAATGATCCTATTTTGCGTTGGCAATTAGTAATTGTATTAACCATTATGATCGGTCTTTGGTGTTTGATCGCGGGCAAGTTACGCTTGGGAGCGCTAGCGGATTTACTTAGTCGCCCCATTTTGATCGGCTTACTTAATGGGATTTCAATTACTATAATTATTGATCAAATTGCTAAAGTATGTGGTTTTAAATATGACTACGCTAACTTTTTTGAACGGCTAATTTCATTACCAATGAAAATTCTTGAAATCCATATTGGTACCTTGATTATTTCATTATTAACATTAGCCATATTGATTAGTTTAAAGAAGTACAAGCCACGTTATCCTGCACCATTAGTCGCGGTGATTATCCTGACGTTATTATCATGGATTATTGGGTTCGATAAGTTTGGTATTCATATTATTGGTCAACTGAATAATGAGGTTATTCCATTTTCATCTTGGGCTAATTTTGATGCTAGCTTAATGAGAGAGTTAGTTGTACCTTCATTAAATATTGCCGTGATCTGCTTTATTAGCATGATGATTACCGTCCGAAGTTTTGCAGCTAAAAATAATTATGATACTGACGCAGACACCGAATTTAAAGCATTAGGTATTGCTAATATTGTTGCAGGATTGTCTAATGGTTTTGTGGTTAGTGGTACTTCTTCACGAACGGCGGTAAATGATGTCAATGGTGGAAAAACACAATTGGTTTCAATTATTGCTGCAGGTGTAATAGCATTAGTTGTTCTATTCTTATTATCACCTTTACAATTCATTCCTTCAGCTGTTTTAGGGATTATTTTGATCTATTCTTCATGGTCATTAATCGATCTTAAAACTATCAAACGATTTTTTAAACTTAATCGCGAAGCCTTTTATTTAAGTAGCTGTACCCTTGTCGCTGTATTATTGATTGGTATTATTCCGGGTATGGCATTATCAGTCTTATTAGGTTTATTATTATTCTTACGTCGTGTTTTTCGACCGAGCGATCAACTGTTAGGGGTCGATGCCGATGGACGAATTCATTCATTAGGTAATAAAGTTCAACCGATTGATAATGTCATCATGTATCGATTCAATTCAACCTTGACATATTTTAATATCGCTTACTTTAAGAAACGTATTATTAATATTGTCGATGAATCTTCCGATCATGTGAACTATGTAATTGTGGATGCGATTCCATGTTTCACTTACCAAGATGTCAGTGTTTTAATGGGGATTGATGAGCTAGTCCACTCGCTTAAGGCGCGTAATACGATTCTAATTTTAGCCGGCAGACGAAAAACGATTAAACGTTGGTTTAAAGAGATGAGTATTTATTTAGATGAGAGTTATATTGAATTTACCTACGATCTGTATTTTGCATTACGCATGGTTCAGAGTAAAGAACATATGTCGGACTTAAGTGATGATGATGATTAA
- a CDS encoding CinA family nicotinamide mononucleotide deamidase-related protein, giving the protein MIKPKIEILSTGDEVLYGQITDTNAAWLSNYLFEQGYLVTSRLTIGDNLQQLTESLQQRSRQNDVLIVNGGLGPTSDDLTAQAAAQASGEKLILFPQWLAEMENYFAQRNQAMPSSNIKQAMLPQSAIILDNPIGTACGFRMMINQCVIYFTPGVPSEFKRMVSEQIVPDLQKQFPVKYRPLCYRLTIMGRSESDLANEIETRLTVPAGISIGYRSAMPKIEIKLTADQYLQSTMDKLWRELKELVKDNLLYEGTTGLASLVSQLLMQHQQTLIIIEQFTAGLIAYALYHAHAPIVHSEVLSSDQDVNSTLAQLRQRYPQAIILALHDVDQRSGQFKLQLLTPKHNHIYQLRYQGRRYSIDIEQAIFSAVGHDTLRRYLLGLPLIGNNYWLEVIN; this is encoded by the coding sequence ATGATTAAACCAAAAATTGAAATTCTTAGTACAGGTGACGAGGTATTATACGGGCAAATTACCGATACTAATGCAGCTTGGCTTTCTAATTATTTATTTGAACAAGGTTATTTGGTTACTTCACGGTTAACTATTGGCGACAATTTACAACAGTTAACCGAGAGTTTACAACAACGTAGTCGCCAGAATGATGTTCTTATTGTCAACGGTGGATTAGGACCTACTAGTGATGATTTGACAGCACAAGCAGCAGCACAAGCCAGTGGCGAAAAGTTGATATTATTTCCCCAATGGTTAGCAGAGATGGAGAATTATTTTGCTCAGCGTAATCAAGCAATGCCATCAAGCAATATCAAGCAAGCGATGTTACCGCAAAGTGCAATAATATTGGATAATCCAATTGGAACAGCCTGTGGTTTTCGTATGATGATTAATCAGTGCGTTATCTATTTTACGCCGGGTGTACCTTCTGAATTTAAGCGAATGGTCAGTGAGCAAATTGTGCCCGATTTACAAAAGCAATTTCCTGTCAAATATCGACCTCTGTGCTATCGTTTAACTATTATGGGCAGATCAGAAAGTGATTTAGCCAACGAAATTGAAACAAGATTAACAGTTCCAGCCGGAATCAGCATTGGTTACCGCTCTGCCATGCCTAAAATAGAGATTAAATTGACGGCAGATCAATATTTACAATCAACGATGGATAAATTGTGGCGTGAATTAAAAGAGTTAGTAAAGGATAATCTACTTTATGAGGGGACCACGGGGTTAGCATCGTTAGTGAGTCAATTACTCATGCAACATCAGCAAACCTTAATTATTATTGAGCAGTTTACAGCAGGTCTGATTGCATACGCTCTGTATCATGCTCATGCCCCGATTGTTCATTCAGAAGTCTTAAGCAGTGATCAAGATGTTAATTCTACCCTTGCGCAATTGAGACAACGTTATCCTCAGGCAATAATATTAGCGTTGCACGATGTGGATCAACGAAGTGGTCAATTCAAACTACAACTCTTAACGCCTAAACACAACCATATTTATCAATTACGCTACCAAGGACGTCGCTATTCAATTGATATCGAACAAGCTATTTTTAGTGCTGTTGGTCATGATACATTACGTCGGTATTTATTAGGATTACCTTTAATTGGCAATAATTATTGGCTGGAAGTCATTAATTAA
- a CDS encoding phospholipase D family protein, whose product MFLIVISVFIFISILAIYSFGRFAKQAKGEPSFALAVQDDQTDLDKALGPEFALHPDESSLLLVPSDIDAFAIRAKSAREAGRSLDLQYYMWHNDLTGQLLGLEVLNAADRGVRVRIILDDMNVKENSELLATLNQHENIKIRMFNPTRVRGNSLMRGIEMLLRGLSLDRRMHNKSWIADGRIAIVGGRNIGDEYFGAASNRNFFDVDLLIGGHAVREAETIFDEFWNCDAVIPIDALVKSDAQALEELRMSIANKRKNLVAVPYFDKLKETPNAKALFKKEWNQGNWQVHWSKNVHIYSDPAIKAFAKGEAHWLKKRLEPIITNAKQRLNIISPYFVPGKSGVNEFIQLHQQGVDVNILTNSLATNDVIFAHGGYITYRKPLLRNGINLYELKPFGKVGHTLLGSSSASLHTKAFLIDNEMGFVGSFNFDPRSANLNTEMGIIFAEPAIVQALQHEFIMRTNGDYSYQVTLTNDQLHWLDQRNNQQPIVWNYDPESKWWQRALATIISYLPIESQL is encoded by the coding sequence ATGTTTTTGATTGTTATATCAGTTTTTATTTTCATTTCAATATTAGCAATATACAGTTTTGGACGTTTTGCTAAACAAGCCAAAGGTGAACCAAGTTTTGCCTTGGCGGTGCAAGATGATCAAACCGATCTTGATAAGGCTTTAGGACCAGAGTTTGCATTACATCCGGATGAAAGCAGTCTTCTGTTAGTGCCTAGCGATATTGATGCTTTTGCCATTCGTGCCAAAAGTGCCAGAGAAGCAGGTCGCAGTTTAGATTTACAATATTATATGTGGCACAACGATTTAACCGGACAATTATTAGGATTGGAAGTGTTAAATGCGGCAGATCGTGGCGTACGTGTGCGGATCATTCTTGATGATATGAATGTTAAAGAGAATAGCGAGTTATTAGCAACATTGAATCAACATGAAAATATCAAAATTCGGATGTTTAACCCTACTCGCGTACGTGGTAATAGCCTGATGCGTGGCATTGAAATGTTACTCCGTGGTTTAAGTCTTGATCGAAGAATGCATAACAAATCTTGGATTGCTGACGGTCGAATCGCGATAGTGGGAGGGCGAAATATTGGCGATGAATATTTTGGTGCAGCCAGCAACCGTAATTTCTTTGATGTTGATTTATTAATTGGTGGTCATGCCGTTCGAGAAGCTGAAACAATTTTTGATGAATTTTGGAATTGTGATGCAGTTATTCCTATTGATGCATTAGTAAAAAGTGATGCTCAAGCTTTAGAAGAATTAAGAATGAGTATCGCGAATAAACGTAAAAATTTGGTAGCAGTACCTTATTTTGATAAATTAAAAGAAACACCAAATGCGAAAGCACTATTCAAAAAAGAATGGAATCAAGGTAATTGGCAGGTACATTGGAGCAAAAATGTCCATATTTATTCCGATCCGGCTATTAAAGCCTTCGCGAAAGGCGAAGCACACTGGCTAAAAAAACGTTTAGAGCCAATCATTACAAATGCAAAACAGCGTTTAAATATTATTTCGCCCTATTTTGTTCCGGGTAAAAGTGGTGTTAATGAGTTCATCCAATTACATCAACAAGGTGTTGATGTAAACATTTTAACTAATTCACTTGCAACTAATGATGTTATCTTTGCTCATGGTGGATATATTACCTATCGTAAACCATTATTAAGAAACGGTATTAACCTATATGAATTAAAACCATTTGGGAAAGTGGGTCACACTTTACTCGGTTCGAGTAGCGCAAGTTTACATACCAAAGCATTTTTGATTGATAATGAAATGGGTTTTGTGGGTTCATTTAATTTTGACCCGCGATCAGCAAATCTAAATACCGAAATGGGAATTATCTTTGCCGAACCGGCAATTGTGCAAGCTTTACAGCATGAATTTATTATGCGTACTAATGGTGATTATAGTTATCAAGTAACTTTAACTAACGACCAATTGCATTGGCTTGATCAGAGAAATAATCAACAACCCATTGTTTGGAATTATGATCCAGAAAGTAAATGGTGGCAACGAGCACTAGCTACTATCATTAGTTATTTACCGATTGAATCCCAATTATAA